The Dermacentor albipictus isolate Rhodes 1998 colony chromosome 2, USDA_Dalb.pri_finalv2, whole genome shotgun sequence genome has a segment encoding these proteins:
- the LOC135920507 gene encoding ubiquitin-conjugating enzyme E2 Z-like, which produces MAAPSPNSWDPLSSENEEPSPQCLMRVKKDIAEFRAQPPYGLFIAPQEDDLTKIHALVVGPSDTPYDGGIFYFILKCPSTYPVNPPKARIMTTDAGRVEFNPNLYACGKVCLSILGTWIGPPWTPAQTIESVLISIQSLLNENPFGNEPGFSFLSPLTKVLGYDSNYNSFLQHETMRVAVCDTVEACLDGTSPCPPVLREQVLKTFSESYEKYEKMATERLNLTGTPLRDRYFNVKGVYQYKTLLARLKNLNDRVKQRNEAAAQRKNE; this is translated from the coding sequence ATGGCCGCCCCATCTCCAAATTCCTGGGATCCGCTCTCGTCAGAGAACGAAGAGCCATCTCCGCAGTGCCTGATGCGAGTCAAAAAGGACATCGCCGAATTCAGAGCCCAGCCACCGTACGGTCTCTTCATCGCTCCGCAGGAAGACGACTTGACCAAGATCCACGCCCTGGTCGTGGGCCCCTCTGACACGCCGTACGATGGCGGCATCTTCTACTTCATCTTGAAGTGCCCCTCGACCTATCCCGTGAATCCGCCCAAGGCGCGCATCATGACGACGGACGCCGGACGGGTCGAGTTCAACCCGAACCTCTACGCCTGCGGCAAGGTGTGCCTCAGCATCCTCGGGACCTGGATCGGGCCGCCGTGGACGCCGGCGCAGACCATCGAGAGCGTGCTCATCTCCATCCAGTCGCTGCTCAACGAAAACCCTTTCGGGAACGAGCCTGGCTTCTCGTTTTTGTCGCCGCTCACGAAGGTCCTCGGCTACGATAGCAACTACAACTCGTTCCTGCAGCACGAGACAATGAGAGTGGCAGTGTGCGACACGGTCGAAGCGTGCCTCGACGGCACTTCGCCGTGTCCACCGGTTCTGAGGGAGCAAGTGCTCAAAACTTTCTCGGAGTCGTACGAGAAGTACGAAAAAATGGCCACGGAACGGCTAAATTTGACCGGTACCCCACTGCGTGATCGATATTTTAACGTCAAGGGAGTGTACCAGTACAAGACGCTGTTGGCGCGACTCAAGAATCTAAACGACAGAGTGAAGCAGcgaaacgaagctgcagcgcaaAGGAAAAACGAGTAA